Proteins encoded in a region of the Paucibacter sediminis genome:
- a CDS encoding glycosyltransferase family 39 protein yields the protein MAAPNYLARPMSTQQALSWLCLILLLALLLRCALWVGFMGSDEVTYLQSAMGVLSGEWPRSDYIGALRYGVNIPMAAMMALAGVSESGAALWGLSCSVLEVAVVFALGRQLAGVRTGLFAALLLALMPVHVHFATRMMADPALGLFVSVGMWMLVLAEQRSSHLHYLLSGLAFGAAYWVKESGMYVSLIALTGYALVLRRFHWRWAWLVLGLLLMVGGNMLLMWVVQGDPLHIQRSIQRSMGRIVENTSRFFYLKSLLLDVRHIGLSAWLALCGLLLIWRARGTPADGADAGAAAVARRLQLTWLFGFLLVLSALPLRQHNYMLLFAAPLAVFGGYALAVATVRVRSLALAVMLGSGLVLALLQQASVRTFSANAHLAVAIANQRPDAPFFGSTGAVRADQYTALLHQLRPAREPIQGLASLDRQLREGALQNGWVLRDPMTEGWGDPADADWSARLQCLEVQAMPGGLLPELSAGERFAGQLVAVAAVLPAGAKAALERLLKPREALLFRVMPACRLAPAS from the coding sequence ATGGCAGCCCCGAACTACCTCGCTCGGCCGATGTCGACGCAGCAGGCGCTTTCCTGGCTGTGCCTGATCCTGCTGCTGGCCTTGCTGCTTCGCTGCGCCCTGTGGGTGGGCTTCATGGGCTCCGACGAGGTGACCTATCTGCAATCCGCCATGGGCGTGCTGAGCGGCGAGTGGCCGCGCAGCGACTACATTGGCGCCTTGCGATATGGCGTCAACATCCCGATGGCCGCCATGATGGCGCTGGCGGGTGTTTCGGAGAGCGGCGCAGCGTTGTGGGGTTTGAGTTGCTCGGTGCTCGAGGTGGCGGTGGTGTTCGCGCTGGGGCGGCAACTGGCGGGCGTGCGCACCGGCCTGTTCGCCGCGCTGCTGCTGGCATTGATGCCCGTGCATGTGCACTTTGCCACTCGCATGATGGCCGATCCGGCGCTGGGTCTGTTTGTCAGCGTCGGTATGTGGATGTTGGTGCTGGCTGAACAGCGTTCCAGCCACTTGCACTACCTGTTGAGTGGGCTTGCTTTCGGTGCCGCCTACTGGGTCAAAGAGTCTGGCATGTATGTCAGTCTCATCGCGCTGACCGGCTACGCGCTGGTGCTGCGTCGCTTCCACTGGCGTTGGGCTTGGCTTGTGCTGGGGCTGCTGCTGATGGTGGGCGGGAACATGCTGTTGATGTGGGTGGTGCAAGGCGATCCCCTGCACATCCAGCGCAGCATCCAGCGTTCGATGGGGCGCATCGTTGAGAACACGAGCCGGTTTTTCTACTTGAAGTCCCTGCTGCTGGATGTTCGGCACATCGGCCTTTCGGCGTGGCTGGCTCTATGCGGGTTGCTGCTGATCTGGCGGGCGCGCGGGACGCCGGCGGATGGCGCGGACGCTGGGGCTGCGGCGGTTGCCCGGCGACTGCAGTTGACCTGGCTGTTTGGATTTCTGCTCGTCTTGTCGGCGCTGCCGCTGCGGCAGCACAACTACATGCTCTTGTTTGCCGCGCCTCTGGCCGTGTTCGGCGGTTATGCCCTCGCCGTGGCCACGGTACGTGTGCGCTCGTTGGCTCTGGCCGTGATGCTGGGCTCGGGCCTGGTACTGGCCTTGCTGCAGCAGGCCTCGGTGCGTACCTTCAGTGCAAACGCGCATCTTGCGGTCGCGATTGCGAATCAACGGCCTGACGCACCGTTCTTCGGCAGCACGGGCGCTGTGCGCGCCGATCAGTACACGGCACTGCTGCATCAGTTGCGGCCTGCCCGCGAGCCCATCCAAGGGTTGGCGTCACTGGATCGGCAACTGCGCGAAGGCGCTCTTCAGAATGGCTGGGTGCTGCGTGATCCCATGACCGAAGGCTGGGGTGACCCTGCCGATGCGGACTGGTCAGCGCGCCTGCAATGCCTGGAAGTTCAGGCGATGCCCGGTGGACTGTTGCCAGAGTTGAGCGCTGGAGAGCGTTTCGCTGGTCAACTTGTTGCCGTCGCGGCTGTTTTGCCCGCCGGTGCAAAGGCCGCGCTTGAGCGGCTCTTGAAGCCACGCGAGGCCCTGTTGTTCCGCGTCATGCCGGCTTGCCGGCTCGCCCCGGCGTCCTGA
- a CDS encoding arginine/lysine/ornithine decarboxylase, whose product MLRFRFPIVIIDEDYRSENTSGLGIRALADAIQKEGFEVLGVTSYGDLSQFAQQQSRASAFILSIDDEEFTPGPELDPAVLNLRKFIEEIRFKNADIPIYVYGETRTSQHLPNDVLRELHGFIHMFEDTPEFVARHIIREAKSYLDGLAPPFFKALMDYAQDGSYSWHCPGHSGGVAFLKSPVGQMFHQFFGENMLRADVCNAVEELGQLLDHTGPVAASEKNAARIFNADHCFFVTNGTSTSNKMVWHHTVAPGDVVVVDRNCHKSILHSIIMTGAVPVFMTPTRNHYGIIGPIPESEFSPENIRKKIAKNPLLKGVDAKKVKPRIMTLTQSTYDGVLYNTETIKSKLDGWIDTLHFDEAWLPHAAFHNFYGSYHSMGKNRPRPKTAMVYATQSTHKLLAGLSQASQVLVQDSQNVKLDKHLFNEAYLMHTSTSPQYSIIASCDVAAAMMEPPGGTALVEESISEALDFRRAMRKVDAEYGQDWWFKVWGPDKLVEEGYGKPADWTLKANAKWHGFGNIAAGFNMLDPIKSTIITPGLDMSGKFAKTGIPASIVTKFLAEHGVVVEKTGLYSFFILFTIGITKGRWNTLLTALQQFKDDYDKNAPLWRILPEFCAAQPRYERMGLRDLCQSIHEAYAKGDIARLTTEVYLSELEPAMKPSDAYAHIAHRRTERVAIDKLEGRVTTSLLTPYPPGIPLLIPGERFNKKIVDYLKFTREFNAKFPGFATDVHGLVEEKGDDGKSSYFVDCVA is encoded by the coding sequence ATGCTGCGCTTTCGCTTCCCCATCGTCATCATCGACGAGGACTACCGCTCCGAGAACACCTCGGGTTTGGGCATTCGCGCCCTGGCCGATGCGATCCAGAAAGAGGGCTTCGAGGTGCTGGGCGTCACCAGCTATGGCGACCTGAGCCAGTTCGCCCAGCAGCAAAGCCGCGCCAGCGCCTTCATCCTGTCGATCGACGATGAGGAGTTCACGCCCGGCCCCGAACTGGACCCGGCGGTGCTGAATCTGCGCAAGTTCATCGAAGAGATCCGCTTCAAGAACGCCGACATCCCGATTTACGTCTACGGCGAGACGCGTACCTCGCAGCATCTGCCCAATGACGTGTTGCGCGAGCTGCATGGATTCATCCATATGTTCGAGGACACGCCGGAGTTCGTGGCGCGTCACATCATCCGCGAGGCCAAGAGCTATCTCGACGGCCTGGCGCCGCCCTTCTTCAAGGCGCTGATGGACTATGCGCAGGATGGCTCCTACTCCTGGCATTGCCCGGGTCACTCGGGCGGCGTGGCCTTCCTGAAGAGCCCGGTGGGCCAGATGTTCCACCAGTTCTTCGGCGAGAACATGCTGCGCGCCGACGTCTGCAATGCCGTGGAAGAGCTGGGCCAGCTGCTGGACCACACCGGCCCGGTGGCCGCCTCGGAGAAGAATGCCGCGCGCATCTTCAATGCCGACCATTGCTTCTTCGTCACCAACGGCACCTCCACCTCCAACAAGATGGTCTGGCACCACACGGTGGCGCCCGGTGACGTGGTGGTGGTGGACCGCAACTGCCACAAGAGCATCCTGCACAGCATCATCATGACCGGCGCCGTGCCGGTCTTCATGACGCCGACGCGCAACCACTACGGCATCATCGGTCCGATCCCCGAGAGCGAGTTCTCACCCGAGAACATCCGCAAGAAGATTGCCAAGAACCCGTTGCTCAAGGGTGTGGACGCCAAGAAGGTCAAGCCGCGCATCATGACGCTGACGCAGAGCACCTATGACGGTGTGCTTTACAACACCGAGACCATCAAGAGCAAGCTGGACGGCTGGATCGACACCCTGCATTTCGACGAAGCCTGGCTGCCGCATGCGGCCTTCCACAACTTCTACGGCTCCTATCACTCGATGGGCAAGAACCGGCCGCGCCCCAAGACGGCGATGGTCTATGCCACGCAGTCGACCCACAAGCTGCTGGCCGGCCTTTCGCAGGCGTCCCAGGTGCTGGTGCAGGACTCGCAGAACGTCAAGCTGGACAAGCATCTGTTCAACGAGGCCTATCTGATGCACACCTCCACCAGCCCGCAATATTCCATCATCGCCAGCTGCGATGTGGCGGCGGCCATGATGGAGCCACCCGGCGGTACCGCCCTGGTGGAAGAGAGCATCAGCGAGGCACTGGACTTCCGCCGTGCCATGCGCAAGGTGGACGCGGAGTACGGCCAGGACTGGTGGTTCAAGGTCTGGGGCCCGGACAAGCTGGTGGAGGAGGGCTATGGCAAGCCGGCCGATTGGACGCTGAAGGCGAATGCCAAGTGGCATGGCTTCGGCAATATCGCCGCCGGCTTCAATATGCTGGACCCGATCAAGTCCACCATCATCACGCCCGGCCTGGACATGAGCGGCAAGTTCGCCAAGACCGGCATTCCGGCCAGCATCGTTACCAAATTCCTGGCCGAGCACGGCGTGGTGGTGGAGAAGACGGGCCTGTACTCCTTCTTCATCCTGTTCACCATCGGCATCACCAAGGGTCGCTGGAACACCTTGCTGACCGCGCTGCAGCAGTTCAAGGACGACTACGACAAGAACGCGCCGCTGTGGCGCATCCTGCCGGAGTTCTGTGCCGCCCAGCCGCGCTACGAGCGCATGGGTCTGCGCGACCTTTGCCAGAGCATCCACGAGGCCTATGCCAAGGGCGATATCGCGCGTCTGACCACCGAGGTCTATTTGTCTGAGCTCGAGCCGGCCATGAAGCCCAGCGACGCCTATGCCCATATCGCGCATCGCCGTACCGAACGGGTGGCGATCGACAAGCTGGAAGGGCGCGTCACCACCTCCCTGCTGACGCCTTACCCACCGGGCATTCCGCTGCTGATCCCGGGTGAGCGCTTCAACAAGAAGATCGTGGACTACCTCAAGTTCACGCGTGAGTTCAACGCCAAGTTCCCCGGCTTCGCCACCGATGTGCATGGGCTGGTGGAAGAGAAGGGCGACGATGGCAAGTCGAGCTACTTCGTGGACTGCGTCGCCTGA
- the nusA gene encoding transcription termination factor NusA codes for MNRELLMLVDAISREKSVERDVVFGAVEAALASATKKLYGGEVDIRVSIDRDSGEYETFRRWHVVPNEAGLQNPDSEILLFEAQEQIADIEVEDHIEESVESVPIGRIGAQAAKQVILQKIRDAEREQLLNDFMSRGEKIFMGTVKRLDKGDIIAESGRVEGRLKRTEMIAKENLRTGDRVRAVILGVDPTQRGPQIMLSRSSPEFMKELFAQEVPEIEQGLLEIKSCARDAGSRAKIAVLSHDKRVDPIGTCVGVRGSRVNGVTNELAGERVDIVLWSEDPAQFVIGALAPANVQSIVVDEERHAMDVVVDEENLAIAIGRGGQNVRLASELTGWRINIMSAEESAVKQAQESESVRKLFVEKLDVDAEVADILIAEGFTSLEEVAYVPMQEMLEIEAFDEDTVNELRTRAKDALLTMEIAREESVEEVSQDLRDLEGVTPELVAKLADGNIHTRDDLADLAVDELVELAGMDEAEARAMIMKAREHWFTA; via the coding sequence ATGAACCGCGAACTGTTGATGTTGGTGGATGCCATCTCTCGCGAAAAGAGCGTGGAGCGCGATGTCGTGTTCGGCGCAGTGGAAGCTGCGCTGGCCTCGGCCACGAAGAAGCTGTATGGCGGCGAGGTGGACATTCGCGTCTCGATTGACCGCGATTCTGGCGAGTACGAGACCTTCCGCCGCTGGCATGTGGTGCCCAACGAGGCCGGCCTGCAAAACCCCGACTCCGAGATCCTGCTGTTTGAAGCGCAGGAGCAGATCGCCGACATCGAGGTCGAAGACCATATCGAGGAATCGGTGGAGTCGGTGCCGATCGGTCGTATCGGCGCCCAGGCTGCCAAGCAGGTGATCCTGCAGAAGATCCGCGACGCCGAGCGCGAGCAGCTGCTGAACGACTTCATGTCGCGCGGCGAGAAGATCTTCATGGGCACCGTGAAGCGTCTGGACAAGGGCGACATCATTGCCGAGTCGGGCCGCGTCGAAGGTCGCCTGAAGCGCACCGAGATGATCGCCAAGGAAAACCTGCGCACCGGCGACCGCGTGCGTGCCGTGATCCTGGGCGTGGACCCGACCCAGCGCGGCCCGCAAATCATGCTCTCGCGCTCTTCGCCCGAGTTCATGAAGGAGCTGTTCGCGCAGGAAGTGCCCGAGATCGAGCAGGGCCTCCTGGAGATCAAGAGCTGCGCCCGCGACGCCGGCAGCCGCGCCAAGATTGCCGTGCTCTCGCACGACAAGCGCGTCGACCCGATCGGCACCTGTGTGGGTGTGCGCGGTTCGCGTGTGAACGGCGTCACCAACGAGCTCGCCGGCGAGCGCGTGGATATCGTGCTGTGGTCGGAAGACCCGGCCCAGTTCGTCATCGGCGCGCTGGCGCCGGCGAATGTGCAGTCCATCGTGGTGGACGAAGAACGCCATGCCATGGACGTGGTGGTGGACGAGGAAAACCTCGCCATCGCGATCGGCCGTGGTGGTCAGAACGTGCGCCTGGCCTCCGAGCTCACCGGCTGGCGCATCAACATCATGTCGGCCGAGGAATCGGCCGTCAAACAGGCTCAGGAGTCTGAGTCGGTCCGCAAGCTCTTCGTCGAGAAACTCGACGTCGATGCCGAAGTGGCCGACATCCTGATCGCCGAAGGGTTCACCAGCCTGGAAGAAGTGGCCTATGTGCCCATGCAGGAGATGCTGGAGATCGAGGCCTTCGACGAGGACACGGTCAACGAGTTGCGCACCCGCGCCAAGGATGCGCTCCTGACCATGGAAATTGCCCGTGAGGAAAGTGTCGAGGAAGTCTCCCAAGACCTGCGCGACCTGGAGGGTGTGACGCCCGAACTGGTCGCCAAGCTCGCCGACGGCAATATCCATACACGCGACGACCTGGCCGATCTGGCCGTCGACGAACTCGTTGAACTGGCCGGCATGGACGAGGCTGAGGCCCGCGCCATGATCATGAAGGCCCGCGAACATTGGTTCACCGCCTGA
- a CDS encoding SPFH domain-containing protein, with the protein MEVIALVILAAAVIFVMQSIKVVPQQNAWVVERLGKYHGTLAPGLNFLVPFVDRLAYKHSLKEFPLDVPSQVCITKDNTQLTVDGILYFQVTDPMRASYGSSNYIVAITQLAQTTLRSVIGRMELDRTFEERDAINSSVVQALDEAALNWGVKVLRYEIKDLTPPPAILHSMQAQITAEREKRALIAASEGRRQEQINIATGEREAAIARSEGEKQAEINKALGAAAAITTVADATSDAIRKIAAAIQQPGGEQAVQLKVAEKAVDAYAQLAQKNNTMIVPGNMSEVSGLIGTAMALMHKVTPKP; encoded by the coding sequence ATGGAAGTCATCGCACTGGTCATCCTGGCCGCGGCCGTCATCTTCGTGATGCAGTCGATCAAGGTCGTCCCGCAACAGAACGCCTGGGTGGTGGAGCGCCTGGGCAAGTACCACGGCACGCTGGCGCCGGGGTTGAACTTCCTGGTGCCCTTCGTGGACCGCCTGGCCTACAAGCATTCGCTCAAGGAGTTTCCGCTCGACGTGCCCAGCCAGGTCTGCATCACCAAGGACAACACCCAGCTCACGGTAGACGGCATCCTCTATTTCCAGGTCACCGACCCGATGCGCGCCAGCTATGGCTCCAGCAACTACATCGTCGCCATCACCCAGCTGGCCCAGACCACGCTGCGCTCGGTGATCGGCCGCATGGAGCTGGACCGCACCTTCGAGGAGCGCGATGCCATCAACAGCTCGGTGGTGCAGGCGCTCGACGAGGCCGCGCTCAACTGGGGTGTGAAGGTCTTGCGCTATGAAATCAAGGACCTGACCCCACCGCCCGCCATCCTGCACAGCATGCAGGCGCAGATCACCGCCGAGCGCGAGAAGCGCGCCCTCATTGCCGCCTCCGAGGGCCGTCGCCAGGAGCAGATCAATATCGCCACCGGCGAACGCGAGGCCGCGATTGCCCGTTCCGAGGGCGAAAAACAGGCCGAGATCAACAAGGCCCTGGGCGCGGCGGCCGCCATCACCACCGTGGCCGATGCCACCAGCGACGCCATCCGCAAGATCGCCGCCGCCATCCAGCAGCCCGGCGGCGAGCAGGCGGTACAGCTCAAGGTGGCCGAGAAGGCCGTAGATGCCTATGCCCAGCTGGCCCAGAAGAACAACACCATGATCGTGCCGGGCAATATGAGCGAGGTCTCGGGCCTGATAGGCACGGCGATGGCCCTGATGCACAAGGTCACGCCCAAGCCCTGA
- a CDS encoding NfeD family protein: MDMNQATFWWIACGVLIAVELATGTFYLLMLALGAAAAALAAHLGLGGTAQMLAAALVGGTAVSLWHVRQLKQHRAQPPASANPDINIDIGQSVHVSHWGAERTAKVKYRGAEWQVRYTGSGQPGAGRHVIRGIDGACLLVDAAEASH, encoded by the coding sequence ATGGACATGAATCAAGCCACCTTTTGGTGGATCGCCTGCGGCGTGCTGATTGCCGTGGAGCTGGCCACCGGCACCTTCTACCTGCTGATGCTGGCCCTGGGCGCCGCCGCCGCTGCCCTGGCGGCTCATCTGGGCCTGGGCGGCACGGCGCAGATGCTAGCCGCCGCCCTGGTGGGAGGCACGGCCGTGAGCCTTTGGCATGTACGCCAGCTGAAGCAACACCGCGCACAGCCGCCCGCCTCGGCCAACCCGGACATCAATATCGACATCGGCCAGTCCGTGCATGTGAGCCACTGGGGCGCCGAACGCACCGCCAAGGTCAAATACCGCGGCGCTGAGTGGCAGGTGCGCTATACCGGCAGCGGCCAGCCCGGCGCCGGGCGCCATGTGATACGCGGCATCGACGGTGCCTGCCTGCTGGTGGACGCTGCCGAAGCCAGCCACTGA
- the rffA gene encoding dTDP-4-amino-4,6-dideoxygalactose transaminase, with amino-acid sequence MTGKELWYIAQAHAKGHLAGDGEFTKRCARWLEERTGARRALLTHSCTGALEMAAILADIGPGDEIIMPSYTFVSTANAFVLRGAVPVFVDIRPDTLNIDETKIEAAITPRTKAIVPVHYAGVACEMNRIMEIAQRHGLLVIEDAAQGVMSSYQGRPLGSIGHMAALSFHETKNIISGEGGALLVNDARFIERAEIIREKGTNRSQFFRGQVDKYTWTDMGSSYLPSELISAFLLAQTEEADRITQRRLMIWETYHRFLQQAELDGLLRRPTVPQGCGHNAHMYYLLLPSLARRSAFIDTLKSQGISTVFHYVPLHSAPFGLRAGRAVGEMTVTNDLSERLVRLPLWLGLEDQQAEVIQCLLRALH; translated from the coding sequence ATGACGGGCAAGGAGCTCTGGTACATCGCCCAGGCGCACGCCAAGGGCCATCTGGCGGGCGACGGGGAGTTCACCAAGCGTTGTGCGCGCTGGCTGGAGGAGCGTACCGGCGCGCGGCGCGCCTTGCTCACGCACTCCTGCACGGGCGCCCTGGAGATGGCGGCCATCCTGGCGGACATCGGCCCGGGTGACGAGATCATCATGCCGTCCTACACCTTTGTGTCGACTGCCAACGCCTTCGTGCTGCGTGGTGCGGTGCCGGTGTTTGTGGACATCCGGCCTGACACCCTGAACATCGACGAGACCAAGATCGAGGCGGCTATCACCCCGCGCACCAAGGCCATCGTGCCGGTCCATTACGCCGGGGTGGCCTGCGAAATGAACCGCATTATGGAAATTGCCCAGCGCCATGGCCTTCTGGTGATCGAGGACGCGGCGCAGGGCGTGATGTCGAGTTATCAGGGGCGGCCGCTGGGCAGCATCGGCCATATGGCCGCGCTGTCATTCCATGAGACCAAGAACATCATCTCGGGCGAGGGTGGGGCGCTGCTTGTCAACGATGCACGATTTATCGAGCGCGCTGAGATCATCCGGGAGAAGGGCACGAACCGAAGCCAGTTCTTTCGCGGGCAGGTCGACAAATACACCTGGACCGACATGGGGTCCTCCTACCTGCCCAGCGAACTGATCTCCGCTTTCCTGTTGGCCCAGACCGAAGAGGCGGACCGCATTACGCAGCGCCGTCTGATGATTTGGGAAACCTACCATCGCTTCCTGCAACAGGCGGAGTTGGATGGCTTGCTGCGTCGACCGACCGTGCCGCAGGGCTGTGGGCACAACGCCCATATGTATTACCTGCTGTTGCCTAGCCTTGCGCGCCGCAGTGCCTTCATTGACACGCTCAAGTCTCAGGGCATCAGCACCGTATTCCACTATGTGCCGCTGCACAGCGCACCATTTGGACTGCGTGCGGGGCGCGCAGTCGGCGAGATGACTGTGACCAACGACCTGAGTGAGCGTCTGGTGCGTTTGCCGCTTTGGCTGGGGTTGGAAGATCAGCAGGCCGAAGTGATCCAGTGCCTTCTTCGTGCGCTGCACTGA
- a CDS encoding GtrA family protein → MKVAGQFVRYVIVGLLSNGLSYALYLAATALGVQPVVAMTVLYGVATLQTFAANRQWTFKDGGRSHPALVRYVVLYALGYGLNLVLLMVGVDLMRWPHQWVMAGVIVCVAVFLFAGQKLWVFRSQGAGVRAA, encoded by the coding sequence ATGAAAGTGGCCGGGCAATTTGTTCGATATGTCATCGTTGGATTGCTGTCCAACGGTCTGAGTTATGCGCTCTATCTGGCTGCGACCGCGCTGGGCGTGCAGCCGGTGGTGGCGATGACTGTTCTGTATGGTGTGGCGACCTTGCAAACCTTTGCTGCCAATCGGCAGTGGACCTTCAAGGACGGTGGACGTTCGCATCCCGCGCTTGTTCGCTATGTTGTGTTGTATGCGCTCGGTTATGGACTCAACCTCGTGCTTTTGATGGTTGGTGTCGATCTGATGCGTTGGCCTCATCAGTGGGTGATGGCTGGTGTCATTGTTTGCGTTGCGGTGTTTCTGTTCGCAGGCCAGAAGCTTTGGGTGTTCAGAAGCCAGGGCGCTGGTGTGCGTGCCGCTTGA
- a CDS encoding GNAT family N-acetyltransferase produces MAEAFDGSALRLRWSEAPWDEAVLGYTVFLLEQIDLCGEAALAAKEFEAFERARALRGVGLVSCRLPHQSLRESMLLEDRGFRFIEMVYRPSRMLRADEHWDHGLQIERAGARDLPLLQSIAATAFRNERFCMDPRLDSSASDRRYANWVASAFDHPQQQLYVLRDGSLVVAFFVLEWQADGACYWHLNAIAPQAQGQGYGRRAWSAMMGLAAENGCVRVHSSVVARNHRVINLYARLGFSFSEPTMTFHWVRGGRAP; encoded by the coding sequence GTGGCTGAGGCATTCGACGGATCGGCCCTGCGCCTGCGCTGGTCGGAAGCACCCTGGGATGAAGCAGTGCTGGGCTATACGGTGTTCCTGCTGGAGCAGATCGATCTGTGTGGCGAGGCTGCCTTGGCTGCCAAGGAATTCGAGGCGTTCGAGCGTGCCCGAGCGCTGCGGGGTGTTGGCCTGGTGAGTTGCCGCCTGCCGCATCAGTCCCTGCGTGAGTCCATGCTGCTGGAGGATCGGGGCTTCCGCTTTATCGAGATGGTTTACCGCCCATCGCGGATGCTGCGCGCCGACGAGCATTGGGATCACGGTCTGCAGATCGAGCGCGCTGGCGCGCGGGATCTGCCCTTGCTGCAATCCATTGCCGCCACGGCGTTCCGCAATGAACGGTTCTGCATGGACCCGCGGCTGGATTCGAGCGCGAGTGACCGGCGCTATGCAAACTGGGTTGCTTCCGCGTTTGATCACCCGCAGCAGCAGCTGTATGTGCTGCGCGATGGGTCGCTGGTCGTGGCCTTCTTCGTGCTCGAGTGGCAGGCTGACGGCGCATGCTATTGGCACCTGAATGCGATCGCCCCGCAGGCGCAAGGGCAAGGCTATGGACGGCGTGCGTGGAGTGCCATGATGGGTCTAGCCGCTGAGAACGGCTGTGTTCGCGTTCACAGCAGCGTAGTGGCGCGCAATCACCGCGTCATCAATCTGTATGCGCGACTTGGCTTCAGTTTCTCCGAGCCGACGATGACGTTCCACTGGGTGCGCGGCGGCAGGGCACCATGA
- the fabI gene encoding enoyl-ACP reductase FabI produces the protein MGFLAGKRLLITGVLSNRSIAYGIAKACHREGAELAFSYVGERFKDRITEFAAEFDSKLIFDCDVSSDEQIDAMFAQLGETWPEFDGFVHSIGFAPREAIAGDFLEGLSRENYRIAHDISAYSFPAMAKAAVSRLRPGASLLTLSYLGAERYVPNYNTMGLAKASLEASVRYLAYSMGKRQVRVNGLSAGPIKTLAASGIKDFGKLLTHFAANTPIRRNITIDDVGNVAAFLLSDLAAGVSSEIMYVDGGFSHVALTDEAV, from the coding sequence ATGGGATTTCTCGCAGGCAAGCGACTGCTGATCACGGGCGTGCTGTCCAACCGATCCATCGCTTACGGCATTGCCAAGGCTTGCCACCGCGAGGGCGCCGAACTGGCCTTCAGCTACGTCGGCGAACGCTTCAAGGACCGCATCACCGAATTCGCGGCCGAATTTGATTCCAAACTCATTTTCGATTGCGATGTTTCCAGCGACGAGCAGATCGATGCCATGTTCGCCCAGCTAGGCGAAACCTGGCCCGAGTTTGACGGCTTTGTGCATTCCATCGGTTTTGCGCCGCGCGAAGCGATTGCCGGCGACTTCCTGGAAGGCCTGTCGCGCGAAAACTATCGCATCGCCCACGACATCTCGGCCTACAGCTTCCCGGCCATGGCCAAGGCGGCGGTCTCGCGCCTGCGCCCTGGCGCCTCGCTGCTGACGCTCTCCTACCTGGGCGCCGAGCGCTATGTACCCAACTACAACACCATGGGTCTGGCCAAGGCCTCGCTGGAAGCCAGCGTGCGCTACTTGGCCTACTCGATGGGCAAGCGCCAGGTGCGGGTGAATGGCCTCTCCGCCGGCCCGATCAAGACCCTGGCCGCCTCGGGCATCAAGGACTTCGGCAAGCTGCTCACCCACTTCGCCGCCAACACCCCGATCCGCCGCAACATCACCATCGATGACGTCGGCAACGTCGCGGCCTTCCTGCTCTCGGACCTGGCCGCGGGCGTCAGCTCCGAGATCATGTACGTGGATGGCGGCTTCAGCCATGTGGCACTGACGGACGAGGCGGTCTGA